The genomic window aaatgtaaaggtttaactGAAAAGATAAAAGGAGAGAATAACATGACATTGTTACATTCACATATCACATTATATCACTCACATATTGCCAACATAattgttgtttattaaaaactgaaccaTTATTAGTAGTAGTGGTAGTACTAGTAATATTAGTAATAGTTATAGTAGGTTAGGAGAGGTTACTTTATTTATACCCAAGGGTAGATTTGtttgtagtagtagtagtagtagtagtagtagtagtagtagtagtatgcATACTCACGCAGTAACTACTTAACATTCTGAGTTTATGTGACGAACAAAACAGTGTAGGGTACTACAGTAGTAGGAACCTTTCATCAGTTTGCGATCGCTCTTACCCGGACAATTAGGTGTGTGGCAACCGCGCTGTCAAAAGCAGGAAGTAAAGATGTGAAGCGATATAATGCGGGCGGCATCTTCTTTCGTTGAGTTATTTCCAtacttttttagctttaataacgCATTATCAGAGAGCAGCTGAACGTGTCGTGTCTTTTCTCCgtaaggtgagtctcaggtTTGTCTCTCTGAGGTTTAATTCAGGTCTGCTAACGCTGCTGGAGGAGCTCGGCTAGCCGGCTAGGTGTTCTAACTGATTTGGTGTCAGCTGGTTTCAGGTTTGGCAGCTCTTCAGGTGAACCATATAAATGAGCCAAGCCGCCTACGTTTGTTTTCCCCCTGTGAGTTTTAACTCGGTTTTTGACACTTTGTTGAAACAACCATAGTTTAAATTGTTgagcgtttttttttctctcgctCTCTATCTCTCAAGGGTTGAAGCTCGACTCGCGAGACTTCACCGGCTCAGTCGACTTTAAAGCCCCGAGTGTGCGCCACAATAAAATGTCAAGAGcctttaaaaacttatttttagtgATATAAATATGGGTTGATGTGGTGATTAGTTATCTCCTGGGTCCAAACTTATGTAAAAGCCCTTGAAACTTTAAGCTGTGAGTCACAATAAATGATTATCTCTATATTAATCTGTCTGCACTTTGTGAATATACATTTGTATATTTTGCAGGCACACGGCATGCAAACCAAACTGTCACCTGAACAGAGGAAATCCAGACGCAAGTTGCACTAATGCTCATGATTAGGTAAGAGTGAGTCACGCCTGGTGTGTCCTGAATTAAACCGGCAGCTTTCATCTGTTCATCTGCTTTGtcgtttgtgttgttttcagtccCAAAATGGCATCAGGGGTTCAAGAGAAACAGTACACACCATGTCTTCTGAGTTTTTTCATCTATAACCCTACATTTGGACCACGGGAAGGAGAGGCGAGCACAACTTTACTTTACTACCaataattttacaatttaatgaCACTGCTGATGCAAATacattatgttatttttttcccactcaggaagagaaaaagattttgttttatcacCCAAGTGATGTTGAGAAGAATGAGAAGATTCGAAATGTGGGTCTTTGTGAAGCCATTGTACAGTTCACCAGGTACAACAGAGCTGCTctggctgttttgtttgtttttatttgcacctTTCATTAGGTGCATTGCTTTCTCTGTCTGTATTAGactaaaacagaagaataatgaATGACAGATAATGGAAATTTTTCAAgataaacactgaaacagagcattttgtaagaaaatacacaaaatggtGAGCTGATCATCTTGTTGGTGCGGATCGTCTTTATTTAgaaccttgttgttttttgtttcaggacGTTCTGTCCAACAAAACCAGCAAAATCTCTGCACACGCAGAAGAACCGGCAGTTTTTCTTTGAGCCTGAGGAAAACTTCTGGATTGTCATGGTACAGGAACTTCTTGTGGTGTTTGTccacgtgttttttttttttaagtttgttgttGAAGTGTCATTTAGCATCAcctcttttatttctatttttcctGCGTTCTTCAGGTGGTCCGAAACCCGATTATCGAGAAGCCGAACAAAGATGGTAAACCCCCCACTGCAGAGTATCAGGAAGAGGAAATGCTCGTAAGTACGGAGAGATGCGTGTAGATCTCTTCATTTCGAGCATTGTCAGCTTTATTAACTGCCACTATCCTGCCTTTTTAGGACACAGTTTATGGTGCAGTGGTGAAGCAGTGCTACAGCATGTACAAGGTGAGTTTAAAATCGGTCACTGCGAGAGGAGTTCATTCATggtaaatgtcttcttttttgtaGTTCCTCACTTATTTATGATAGTTGAGCCATTTTGAAGCTGTTCTGTGGAAAACCCATGAAGacttaacatcttacctgttgtagatagctctttgaaaagtGGAGTTTGAGTCTGAAAgggctgatgagctaacggctagtttgGATTGCTGTCGTCTTAAAACGGCTCCTGTCTTCAAAATTTGACATCCGTGTATGAGAACACCTTCACCATCATCGCCAATTACATATTGACACATTACATGgttaattttacataaacatgTGGTTATTAGCAAGtgcaaacaacagcagcagctagctgtagcatttctggTTCAGTCTGTggtcacttccagcaggaaatTCATTATGTATTAGTCAGAATAGCCTTGTAATGCCAAACTGATAGCGAAGTAAAGGCATAGGAAATGGCATTGAAGTAAAGGCATAGGAAATGGCATTTGCACGAACggctttgacattttaaatattagatgtttttaaaacggCAAAACCTGCTCTGGAAGCGGGTCTGCTTGTACTAGATTAAGCAAAATGACTTGATCGATGTTACCCTAACCCacaaattggatttttaaaaaagaaatttttatAGCAATAAATGTGAACTCTATTTGCACATGAAATCGTTATTACAGCAGAAGAGGTGACCTCAGGCTGTCCCAGAAGTGCTACAACTGCTCGAAACTGACcacagttttatgtaaatactCATGTAATGAAATGttggagactggagttgtttgtaaaacagcagccgtccacttttgttttaactgcgtttatgctagctgttagctcagtcGACTTAACTCCATTTCTCCGAACTGAGGtagttcaaaaagctatctacaacaagtaagatgcTTAAAAACGGCTTAACTATTAAATCGAAGCAACGACATCCTTACagtaacagtttgtttttcttctcttgcaGCTCTTTAATGGCACATTTAGTCGAGCGATGGAAGCCGGAGGAGtagagctgctcatccagaagcttgAAAAGTTCTTCTacagggtaaaaaaacaaaaagaaaatcctatCATTTGTTGCTAGGCGGATATTTGTTTTAGACTTTTGTTGTCCATATAATCCTCGGCAAACTGTTTCAGACGGAGTGTGTCCGTTTATTTTAATACGGCTTACAcggttgttttttaaagggtCACCAGAGCCTGACAATTAGTGTTTATACAAGAGCTGGGATCTGCTCCTGATCTCCGAACAGTACGAAGACATTatgtgtttaagtgttcccGGGAAGCTGGAAGGTGTTTGCTGTCATGCCTGATTTCTTGATGAGTTATTTCTCTCGAACAGCGTAGCTTTCGACTTAACCGCACCTattaaagtttaacaaaaaaatttcACTTGTGGTTAGGGAAGACCTTTCTCAAGCTGACACAGGTTTCCCTCTCCACCATGTCACCTAAAACCTGTCAGAGGTTCAGTTTCAGGGCTTCTCATCCCCGCGGTGATGCAAGCGTCTCTACATCACACCACCCAGAGTTTCTTATTCCGCTTTCTTTATCGAATCGTAAATGAGCTCCTCTAAGCTGGTAAGCTAACCCCCGcctgtctcctcctctccacccTCTCCGTGTGTTCACAGTACCTGCAGGCGCTCCACCTGCAGTCATGCGACCTGCTGGATGTTTTCGGAGGCATCAGCTTCTTCCCGCTGGACAAGATGACCTACCTGAAGATTCAGTCGTTTGTAAACCGAGTGGAGGAGAGCCTCAGCCTGATCAAATACACAGCCTTCCTCTACAATGACCAGCTCATATGGTACGGCCCGAACACTCGTCCAGCTAATCCATTCTCTGTCAAAACTGACAACTCCCACAACCTCAACGACCCCTCTTGCATGTTCGCAACCACGTGCAGCCGGTAAAATCCCAACATTAGCGTGCCGCAAGCCCACAATCGTTCCCTGAATAAACAGGTGATGACAAACACGATCGCTAATCCTCTTTGTGGTTTATGTTTTATCTGAAGTATCGCACATCATCAGCCGCTTGGACCGGTAATTTTAAACTGTATCACTAATACTCCATTATACTGAGTGATCAGTCAATGAACACGAACACATGactttattttgtgctttttattttctgtactgTGGTATTTATGGTGTTGCAGCCACTGGTGAAAATCAGAGACATATCTAACATCTAACCAAAGGGTCACATCCATAATAATTAAGCAACTGGacattttggtttcattttgtgGAGGCCATAAAGTGTGTCTCTTCTTTGTGGTTGTGTGCAGGAGCGGGCTGGAACAGGATGACATGAGGATCCTGTACAAGTACCTGACCACCTCGCTGTTCCCCAGGCACTCGGAACCAGAGGTATGAGGATGCTGGAAATGCGAGGAGTCGCTGAATAAAACTAAGAGAAACCGATTAGTTGCTCGGAACATGGGGGGCTGAAGACAAGAGCGATCACGTTTGTGTCAGCCCCACACACGATCAgtccaaacttttatttattttagttgtctCTTCTCTTGGTTTTGTCTCATCCCAGCTGGCCGGCAGGGACTCTCCTCTGAGGCTGGAAGTTGCAGGAAATCTGTTGCACTATGGAAGGTAAATCCCTGATCCTATCCGCGTGcctaccttgttttttttttttttttttttaatattgctcCGCACAGATGGGCGGTTtgtaatataaaatatgaaCCAGCATGATCCCAGACACATCAGGAGCTATGCACTGGAtgtgcaaaataaatcaatttaagatgcagatttgtgtttttatttaggtaaaTTACAAAAAGCTGACGGTGTTTTGTTATCCCCGAGGTAAAGCGTGGCAATACTTTGTCTCTGCAACCGAACAGAAGGTTTGCTTTGCTGCTGGGTGTCTCACGTTGTAATTAAAGGACTTAGTGTTTGAGGACGAGCTGCTGAAATGGGTCCAAGTCGAACTGGTGACCTGTCATGAGACAGGAAATGCAGCATCTAACGAAAAATACTAAGATTACTTGATGAATACAAGCCAGTTCTGATAAATTAAATCATAGAGAAGAAGTACAGG from Kryptolebias marmoratus isolate JLee-2015 linkage group LG17, ASM164957v2, whole genome shotgun sequence includes these protein-coding regions:
- the ccz1 gene encoding vacuolar fusion protein CCZ1 homolog yields the protein MLMISPKMASGVQEKQYTPCLLSFFIYNPTFGPREGEEEKKILFYHPSDVEKNEKIRNVGLCEAIVQFTRTFCPTKPAKSLHTQKNRQFFFEPEENFWIVMVVRNPIIEKPNKDGKPPTAEYQEEEMLDTVYGAVVKQCYSMYKLFNGTFSRAMEAGGVELLIQKLEKFFYRYLQALHLQSCDLLDVFGGISFFPLDKMTYLKIQSFVNRVEESLSLIKYTAFLYNDQLIWSGLEQDDMRILYKYLTTSLFPRHSEPELAGRDSPLRLEVAGNLLHYGRFLTGPANLKDPEAKFRFPKIFVTAEDGYEELHLIVYKAMSAAACFMISASVELTREFCEQLDSLVGPQLTLLASDICEQFTINRRISGPEKEPQFKFIYFNHMNLAEKSTIHMRKTASVCLTSVHPDLMKILGDINCDFARVDEDEEIIVKAMTDYWVVGKKSDQRELYVILNQKNANLIEVNEEVKRLCATQFNNIFFLD